In a single window of the Brachionichthys hirsutus isolate HB-005 chromosome 18, CSIRO-AGI_Bhir_v1, whole genome shotgun sequence genome:
- the LOC137907508 gene encoding potassium channel subfamily K member 16-like: MARFQLVQVKVSWAALLTLAHFTYLLIGATIFQLLEREAESNNRNHFQLEKLNFLANYTCLDGPALEKFVQVILDAWENGVNPSGNSTKPSNWDFCSSFFFAGTVVTTIGYGNLSPSTGSGQVFCVFYALCGIPLNLAFLKQLGKCLTVHMGRLEKGMFSVVPLKQTLEALALSLFLVTGSLLILVIPPLLFSYVEDWTFGEGFYFAFITLSTIGFGDYVVGSDPEKDYISLYRSLAGIWIIFALAWLALILNMGAGLMERLIGLAHPGFGRRDEGEDVSSGTPEATSKI; this comes from the exons ATGGCAAGGTTCCAGTTGGTCCAGGTCAAAGTGAGCTGGGCTGCGCTTTTGACTCTGGCCCACTTCACCTACCTGCTGATCGGGGCCACCATCTTCCAGCTGCTGGAGCGGGAAGCTGAGAGCAACAACCGGAACCACTTCCAGCTGGAGAAGTTGAACTTCTTGGCGAATTACACCTGCCTGGACGGGCCGGCGTTGGAGAAGTTTGTTCAG GTGATCCTGGACGCCTGGGAGAACGGCGTGAACCCTTCAGGAAACTCGACCAAGCCCAGCAACTGGGatttctgcagctccttcttttTCGCCGGCACCGTCGTGACGACGATCG GCTACGGCAACCTCTCCCCCAGCACCGGGTCTGGCCAGGTGTTCTGCGTGTTCTATGCGCTGTGTGGAATCCCACTGAACCTGGCCTTCCTCAAACAGCTGGGGAAGTGTCTCACCGTCCACATGGGGCGTCTGGAGAAGGGAATGTTCTCTGTTGTTCCGCTCAAA CAGACGTTGGAGGCCCTGGCGCTGAGCCTGTTCCTCGTCACAGGAAGCCTGCTGATCCTGGTCATCCCTCCTCTGCTCTTCAGTTACGTGGAGGACTGGACTTTCGGCGAGGGCTTCTATTTCGCCTTCATTACCCTCAGCACCATTGGTTTTGGAGATTACGTTGTGG GATCCGACCCAGAGAAGGACTACATTTCCCTGTACCGCAGCCTCGCAGGGATATGGATCATCTTTGCCTTGGCCTGGCTCGCCCTGATCCTCAACATGGGAGCTGGACTAATGGAGCGCCTGATCGGCCTGGCTCACCCGGGCTTCGGGAGACGGGACGAGGGTGAGGACGTGTCCTCCGGGACGCCAGAGGCCACGTCAAAGATCTGA